The Vicinamibacterales bacterium DNA window CAGAGCCATCCCGACGAGGACTTCGCCGAGACCTTTGCCGTGTGGCTGACGCCGGGCGCCCACTGGGAGGAGCGCTACGTGGGCTGGCCGGCGGCGAAGAAGCTGGAGTACGTCGACGCGCTGATGCGGTCGCTGCGCGGGAAGCGGGCCCGCGTGGAGGTGCCGCTGGAAGTGGAACCGTTGTCGACGTCGCGGCTGACGCTCCGCCAGCACTACCGGCGCAAGCGGCGGCACTACGGCGTGGAGCGTCCGAAGTTCTACGACCGTGAGCTGCGCAAGCTCTTCTCCGACGCCCCCGAGCACGCGACCAACATGTCGGCGGTCCAGTTCCTGGCCCGCATCCGGCGGCCCGTGCGCCGGCTCGTCGCCGACTGGACGGGCATCTACCAGTACACGATCGACCAGGTGTTCGAGGACATCGCCGCCCGCTGCCGCGAGCTCAAGCTGCGCCTGGCGGTGCCGGAGGCGCAGGCGCGCCAGGAGTTCACCGTGTTCCTCACCGTGCAGACCATGAACTACCTCCATAGCGGGCGTCACCGGGTGGCGCTGTGAGGGGCGCGCCGTGAAGCCGACCCGCGTGCTGGTGCTGGTTCACAAGCACCTCATTCCCCCTGACGCCGCGACCGAGGAGGAGGCCGCGTCCGCCGAATGGAAGATGGAGTGGGACGTGGTCTCGACGCTGCGGAAGCGGAACCACGAACTGCGCGTCATCGGCGTCACCGACGACCTGACGCCCATCCGGTCCAGCATGGACGAGTTCAAGCCGGCCATCGTCTTCAACCTGATGGAGGCCTTCGCGAACGTCAGCGTCTTCGACCAGAACGTCGTGAGCTACCTCGAGCTGCTGCGGGTGCCCTACACGGGCTGCAACCCGCGTGGCCTGACGCTCTCGCGCGACAAGGCGCTCGCGAAGAAGCTGATGGCCTATCACCGGATCCCGGTGCCGGACTTCGTCGTGGTGCCGCGCGGCCGCAAGCCTCGCCGGCCCAAGCGCCTGACGTTCCCCGTGATCGTCAAGTCGCTCATCTACGAGTCGTCCATCGGCATCTCGCAGGCGTCGGTCGTCGCCAACGAAGAGCAGCTCCTGAAGCGCGTGCAGTTCGTGCACGACACCATCGGCACGGCGGCCATCGTCGAGCAGTTCATCGAGGGCCGGGAGCTGTACGCGGGGGTGCTCGGCAACGATCGGCTCCGTGTGTTCCCCGTGTGGGAGATGTCGTTCGCCAAGATGCCCGAGAACGCCTGGCACATCGCGACCGAGCGCGTGAAGTGGAACGTCGCGTACCAGAAGAAGCACGGCATCGACACGGGGGAAGCGGCCCTCACCTACGGCATGGCCACGCGCGTCCAGCACCTGGCGAAGCGCGTGTTCCGGGCCCTGGACCTGACCGGCTACGCCCGCATCGATCTCAGGCTCGCCGCCGACGGCCGCCTGTTCGTGATCGAGGCCAACCCGAATCCCCAGCTCGCGCAGGGCGAGGACTTCGCGCAGTCGGCCAAGCTCGCGAAAGTGCCCTACGGGGAACTCCTGGAGCGCATCATGACGCTGGGGCTGCAATGGCAGCCTGAGCGCACCGCCTAAAGCGGTCGCTCAGGTTGGGGCCTGAGCGGACCGCCTAAAGCGGTCGCTCAGGTCGGGCCTGAGCGGACCGCCTAAAGCCGTCGCTCAGGTTGAAGCCGGAACGGACGGCTAGCGGAAGACGAGGCCGACCGTGGCGCGCCAGAAGCGGAGCCGCGCGCTGTCGCCGCTCACCTCCGAGACGTCGGCCGACGAGATGCTCTTGAGGTAGCGGACGTCGAATCGCAGGCCGACCACGTCGGACACGAACCCCACGGCCCCCGCGCCGAGGGTGAGGCCGAGGAAGTCGTTGCTGAACTCCAGGAAGTCGATGCCGTTCCTCGACGAGGCGTGCATCCAGCCAAGGCCGGCGACCGCGTAGGGCCGGAGGGACTCCCGCGTGATGCGGAGGGGCAGCGCCAGCATGACGTTGCCCGACAGCGTGGTCACGCCGCTGCGCGTGACGAGGTTGTCCCTGGTGCGCTCGAAGAAGCGGGGCTGGTGCGCGACCTCCAGTTCGAGCCCGAGTCCGGAGTCGCTGATGGCCACGCCCGACACACCGAGCGAGAGCTTCGTGTCGCGGGCCCCCACGTCGTTGTCGAAGTCGAGGTCGTTGGTGGCGCCCCTGAACTTCACCCCCATGAAGGGGGAGACGAAGATGTCGGCCGCCGCGGGCGTCGGTGCCGAGACAGCCATCCAGCCCACGAGTGCCGCTGTCAGCAGGCGGGTCCGGCGCACGGTACTCGGCGATCAGGAGACGAACAGCCGGAGGAACAGCTTGGCGAAGAGCGACGCGGTGACGTCGCCGGCCGCCAGGGCGTCGGCCGGTCCGAGCCCGTCGCTGTTGGCCAGCATGATCAGCGTGACGCCGCGGTCCGGCACCTTGATCACGAGCGCGGAGCCGGCGTCGCGGAGGCTCCCGAACTGCCAGACCAGCCGCGTGCCGTTGTAGGACTGCACGAACCAGCCCAAGCCGAGGGGCAGGCTGGTCCCGCTGTTGGACGTCACGTTGGTCCACGCCACGGTCCGCAAATCGCGGCCCACCAGGTCGTCGGCGTCGAGCGCCATCTCGAAGCGCGCAAGGTCGCGGACGGTCGAGACCAGCCCGGTGGCGGCGGTCACCGCTTCGGCCGGGTACTCGCTGCGGGTGGCGCGTCCGGAGCGGTCCACCCGGTAGGGCACCGCCAGCCGCTTCAGCACGTCGCCGTATGCGCGCAGCACGTCGTCGTCGAAGTACTGGTCGTCGACCCGCGACAGCACACCCAGGTCCCGTCCGGGTACCGAGTCCTTCATGCCGAGCCGGTCGAAGATGTCGGCGGCCACGGCGGCGCGGTACGGCCGCTCGCTGCACTCGTCAGCCACGCGCGACAGCGCCCCGAATCGATCCGGGTCGAACCGGAACGCGTCGCCGGGCACGCCAGCGGACGTGTGCGCCATCACGTGGAAGATCGTGGCGCTGGATTCGGGAATCTCGGAGGTCCAGCGACGGACCGGCTGGGCGATGTTCAGGCCGGCGCGTTCCACGCACTGGCCGAGCACGATGGCCGTGACCGATTGGGTGAGCTGCCCGATGAGATAGGGCGTGTCGGGCCGGGCAAAGACGTTGTTCTCGATGTCCTGCTTCCCGAGCCCGACGTCCCAGGCCGGGCGGCCGTCCTGCACGATGGCCGCGGACAGGCCGGGGATGCCCGTTTCCTGTCGCAGGGAGTCGAGATAGCGTTCGAAGAGGGTGAAGGGCAGACCCTGAGCGGCGGGGCGTGACGACAGGGTCGCCACGGCGAGACACCCACATACGGCCGCGATGAGAGGGCGCATCGACATCAAGGCAAAAGCCGCTCTTGCATCATACCATCCGAGGTACCTTTCGGCCCTGGCCGGCCCGGGACCTGTGCTAGCCTTACAGAGCCCGTCCCCCGACGGACGCCTGACGTGATGATCTGCCCGCGCGCCGCCCGCCTTGCCACGCTCGTGGCGGTCGTGTCGCTGGCGGGCGTCGGCGCGGCGCGGGCGGACACCCTCCGGATCGTCCCACTCGTGCGCGACGGCCACGTCCTGGTGTCCTGCCAGCTCGCCGACGGATATACGGCCGACGTCCACGACGTCATCCAGAGCGGGTTGAAGACCACGTTCACCTACGACGTCGAGCTTCGGATCAAGGTGCCGATGTGGGTGGACCGGGTCGTCGACACGGTCACCGTCACGACGACGGTCCAGTACGACAACCTCACGCGGCGCCACTCCATCTCGCGGTACCTCGACGGCCGCATCGACGTCGCCAAGGTGACCGAAGACGAGTCCGTCGTCCGCGACCTCCTCACCACGTTCGACAAGCTGCCCCTCTTCAAGACCACGCGGCTGGAACCGAACCGCGAGTACTATCTCGTGGTCCGCGCCGCCGCGCGCCCGAACAGCAACGTGCCGCTCTGGCCGTGGGGCAACGGTGTGTCGGGCATGGCGAAGTTCACGTTCATTCCCTAGCCTGGCCCCTGCCACGGCTCCGTCCGCGCCCGTTCGGCCCAGCCGTGCGGGCGCGTCGTGTTTTGGTAGAGTAGGCGGCGCTGTCCGCTGACCTTCACACGAGGTTTCCCATGGCATTTCGGACCCACAGCCGGCTCGGGCTCTTCGTCGCCACGGCGCTGAGCACCGCGGGCGCGGCCCTGCTGCTGGCCCAGTCGGCTTCCACGCCGGTGAACGATCCGCCGAATCCCTACACGACGGTCGAGAACTACTTCAAGCTGCCCGCGGGCCGGACGTGGGGCTCGACGAGCGCCGTGGACATCGATCCCGACGGCCGGTCCATCTGGGTGGCGGAGCGGTGCGGCGCCAACGGCTGCTGGGACCGCGAGAAGGGCCAGATGTCGCCGGTGCCCGTCATCCTGAAGTTCGACGCGTCCGGGGCGCTCGTGAAGAGCTTCGGCACGGGAGTGGCCGTGTTCCCGCACGGCATCCACGTGGATCGCGAGGGCAACGTGTGGATCACCGACGGCCAGGACAACCTGCCGCGGCGCCCGCGCACCGCGTCCGCCGACGCGCCCATGCCGCCCATGCCCGCCAAGGTGGTCGGCCACCAGGTGCTGAAGTTCAGCCCCGACGGCACGCTGCTGCTGGCGCTGGGCAAGCCGGGCGGCAACCAGCCGGGGCAGACGCCCGATCCGGCGTCCTTCTACGAGCCGAACGACGTCATCACGTATCCCAACGGCGACATCCTCGTGGCCGAGGGCCACGGCAACGCGCCGCCGTCGACGGCGCGTCTCATCCGCTTCGACAAGAACGGCAAGTTCCTGCGGGAGTTCGGCAAGATGGGCACGGGCCGCGACGGCGAGTTCATGCAGCCCCACGGCCTGGCGTTCGACTCGCGCGGCCGCCTGTTCGTGGCGGACCGCAACAACAACCGCATCCAGATTCTCGACGCCGAGACCTACGCCACCCTCGACACCTGGTACCAGTTCAGCCGGCTGAGCGGCATCTTCATCGACAAGAACGACATGCTCTACGGCGCCGATTCGGAGTCGGGCTCCGTGAACCCCGCGCACGGCGCGTGGATGCGCGGCATGCGCATCGGATCGGCGCGAGACGGCAAGGTGGTGGCGTTCATCCCGGACCCGACCAGCGTCGGAGAGAAGTTCGCGATGGTCGATGGCAAGCCGGTGATGACCAAGGCCGACGGCTCGCCAGGCGCCCGCGGCACGCTCGCCGCGGAAGGCGTGGCGGTGGACGCGGCCGGCAACATCTACGGCGCAGAAGTCGGCCCCCGGGCGGTCAAGAAGTACGTCAGGAAGTAGGGCCGTCCATGCGACACCAGCCGGCGGCGATCGTGGCGGCGGTGTCGGTCGTCGGGGCCCTCGCGGCGGCGCCGTCTCCGCGTCCGGCGTCCGCCACGGCCCTGCTCGCCGGCGCCCGCCAGCTCGTGCTCGTCACGACCGCCGGGTGGAACGACGTCTCGGGCACGGTGCATGCCTTTGAGCGCGACGGCGCCGGAGCGTGGATCGAGGCCCGGCGCCGCACGGGGCGGACGACCGCCCCCGTGGCTGCCGGCGTGTCCATCGTGGTCGGCAAGAACGGCGTCGCCTGGGATCCGGGCGTCGTGGCGCCGGTGGCCGGGCCGGTGAAGGCGGAAGGCGACGGGCGGTCGCCCGCCGGCGTTTTCGCGCTGGGGACGGCGTTCGGATTCGCCCCCGCGGCCGAGGCCGCCTGGCTGAGGCTGCCCTACGTGGAAGTCTCCCCTGGCCTGGAGTGCGTCGACGACACGGCCTCGGCGCGGTACAACGAACTCGTCGATCGCGCGTCCAGCGAGGACACGTGGACGAGCAGCGAGAAGATGCGCGAGATCAGCCCCGCCTACCACTGGGGCGTCGTCGTGGAGTACAACACGCGGCCCGTCGTGCCCGGCCGGGGGTCGTGCATCTTCCTCCACATCGGCGGCGAGGGCGGGCGGGGCACCGCCGGCTGCACCGCCATGACGGAATCCGCGCTGACCGGGCTGATGCGCTGGCTCGATCCCGCGCGCCAGCCCGTCCTCGTGCAACTGCCCAGGGAGGCCCTGGCCGCGCTGCGCACCGCGTGGAGCCTGCCCGCCCTCCCCGCGGCGCGCTGAGACGGTGCGCCCGCCGTCCGTCGTCTACTTGACGGCGCCGTCGAGGCCCTCGGTGAGCTCGACGTAGGTCCCGAAGGGATCGGTGAAGAAGGCGATGCCGATGCCGAGCGCCGCCACCTTGCTGTAGGGCCTGTCGAACTTCACCCCGGCCGCTTCCAACGTCTTGCAGAACGCCTCGAGGCCCCGCACCTCGAAGCCGACGTGATCGAGCGAGCGCCCCTTCGTGCCGGCCACGGCCACGTCGGACGGCGAGTAGGTGAGGTTGACGCCGGGCAGATCGGCGGCCTGGAACGAGCCGCGCATCCCGCCCTTCGCCCCGAAGTGCTCGACGTACCAGGCCTTCATCGCCTCCACCTGCGGCGTCGCGTAGTGGATGTGGTGCAGGGCGATGGGCGTGGCCAGGGTCTTCACTTCCACGAGCTCGACCTTCACGTCGTCGGGCGCCATCACGAACGCGATCGACGTCTTCTGGTCGGGCACGTAGGCCATGTCGTCCTTCACCTCGTACACCGGAGGCGCCTCCGCCCGCGTGACCATCGGGAAGCCCGCCGCCTTCAGGCGCGCGACGGCCGCGCGGAGGTCCGTGACCCCGAACCCGACGTGGTTCACGCTCGTGCCCTTGGTGCCGCCCGCCGGTGAGCCCTGCCGCAGCAGCACGATGACGTTCGGGAACACCGCGGCCTCGGTGGTGCCGAGCTTGGCGGATCGGCCCCCGAGCGCGTCCACCCAGAACTTCTTGTGGGCGTCCACGCTCGTGACCGTCAGGTGGTGGTGCCCGTAGACGATCGGGCCGTCCTTGGCCGCGAGGAGCTGCGCTCCGGCGGGGCCGCCTGCTGCGCAGACGAGGCCGATCGAGAGGATCGCGGGGAAGAGGCGCATGGCGCTACCTGGCCGCGAAGCAGTAGAAGTAGCCGGCGCCGCCGGTCGCGACGAGGTTCGGCTGGCTGCAACCCTTCGAGGGGTGCGCGGAATTCCAGGACGTCGGGTTGGTACCGCCGCCCTGCTTGTCGAAGTGGCCCAGGAGCGCGCTGCCGGCCCCGTTGCTCGTCCAGTTTCCGCACGTCGTGTCGCCGGCACCGGTGGCCAGCGTGCCGTCGAGGTTCGAGCCGGTCAGGATGTCGTGCTGGTTCGGCGTGTCCCCGCGGCCGTTCACGACGGTGCCCTTCTCGGTGAGCGAGTTCTCCTTGCCGAGCTTGTTGTTGTCGCTGTGGAGGTCGGCCACGCTGCTGGCCACCATCACGCCTTTCGCGTTGTACCAGGGGCCGCTCCCGATGCGATCCCGGGCGTTGACCGCGGGCTGGCCGTTGGCGGCCGCCGCGCTGAGATATGCGCGCCACTCGCGATTCCCGGCCCCGGCCGCCTTGGCCAGCGCCTGGCAGTGCGCATCGGCGCCCGCGATGCCGCCGAGGTTCGCGCCGTCGCCCTTCCCCACGGACGTGATGAAGAACCCGAGCGGCGCCTGCGCCTGCGTCTCGACCGTCGCCGCACCCACGAGCAGACCGGCGCCGAGCAGCGCCATTCCCAGAACCATTCGTCTCATCGCGATTCCTCCGTGTCCAGGCCCGCCCGTTCGGGCTCGACGGGCTAGTCTACTCACGGCGCCGAGGCGCTCGCCACCCACGCGCGAGGCCAGCCGGACCTTGCCTCGACGTCTCCCGATGTCACCGGCAGGAGGCGATCCGGGCATGTAGAATACGGCTTTGTTCCAGTGTTTCTGGGGGTCCCCGCCGTGGACTGCCGGAAGGAGTGTTCGCACATGCGGTGGCTCGTCGTCGTAGGGGTGTCGTTGACCGCAGCCGCGGCGGTCGATTTGGATGCGGCAGCCGCGCCTGCCGGTCGGGCGGGGCGCCAGACAGTGGCGCCGGCCGCGTCCCACGCCACGCTGGACACGACCGCACAGACCGCGACGGTCCGCCAGTACTGCGCGACGTGCCACTCCGAACGCGGCAAGGCCGGCGGGATCTCGCTGGCGTCGTTCGACGCGGCCGCACTGCTCGACGACGTCGCGCTCGGCGAGAAGATCGTCCGCAAGCTGCGGCTCGGGATGATGCCGCCGGCGGGCGCGAAGCGGCCCGAGGGCACGGTGCTGGCGGATCTGGCGACGGCGTTCGAGACGACGCTGGACGGCGCCGAAGCCAGGACGCCGCATCCCGGCGGCCGGTCCTTCCAGCGGTTGAACCGCGCCGAATACGCCCGCGCGGTCAAGGAGATCTTCGCGCTCGACGTCGACGTGAGCGCGCTGCTGCCCGCCGACACCATCGTGAACGGGTTCGACAACGTCGTCGACGCCCAGACCTTCTCCCCCGCGCTCATGGAGTCCTACCTGCGCGCGGCGGGCCGGGTGGCGGCGCTCGCCCTCGGCGATCCCGAGGCCCCCGCCGCCGAGGCCCTCTACCGCGTGCCGAAGACCGCCTCGCAGCTCCAGCGGGTGGACGGGGCGCCGTTCGGCACCCGCGGCGGCGTCTCGGTCGTCCACACGTTCCCGGCCGACGGCGAGTACCTGTTCCGCGTCGAGCTCCACGGCAATGCCTGCGGCTTCCTGTTCGGGGGGCCGGCACCCAACGAGCAGATCGAGATCTCGGTGGACGGCGAGCGCAAGGCGCTCCTCGAGATCGACCCGAAGATGTACGAGGGCTCGACGAGCCTCATCATGAAGACGGCGGACATCCACGTCACCGCGGGTGCGCACCGCGTGACGGCCGCCTTCCTCCAGCGCTTCGAGGGGCCGGTGAACGATCTCATCGCCCCCATCGACCACACCCTGGCCGACACGCAGATCGGCGTCGCCTTCGGTATCACGACCCTGCCGCATCTGAAGGACCTGGCCGTGGTCGGGCCGCAGCGCGTCACCGGCATCTCCGACACCGACAGCCGGCGCGCCGTGTTCACCTGCCGCCCGACGTCGGCAGCCTCGGAGCAGGATTGCGCCACCGAGATCGTCCGGCGCGTGTCGACCAAGGCGTTCCGCCGTCCGGTGACCGACGTGGAGTTCGCCGAGCTCATGAAGTTCTACGAGCAGGGCCGCCAGGACCGCGACTTCGAGGGCGGCATCGAGGCGGCGATGGAAGCCGTGCTGGCGAGCCCGCAGTTCCTGTTCAAGCTCGAGACCCCGCCCGCGTCGGCCCGCCGCGGCACGACGGCCTACCGCGTGCGCGACATCGACCTCGCCTCCCGCCTGTCGTTCTTCATCTGGGGCGTCGGTCCCGACGAGGAGCTGCGCCGGCTGGCCGCCCAGGGCCGGCTCGGCAACGCCGCCGTCTTCGAGCGGCAGGTCAAGCGCCTGCTGGCCGACCCGCGCTCAGACGCGCTGGCCACGCGCTTCGCCGCGCAGTGGCTGCGGCTGCGCGACGTCGAGGAAGTGCTGCCGGACGCCCTGACCTATCCGTACTTCGATCGCACGCTCGGCCGCGCCATGATGAAGGAGACCGAGCTCTTCTTCGCCAACCTCGTGCGCGAGGACCGGAGCGTGCTGGAGCTCATCACCGCCGACTACTCGTTCGTGAACGAGCGGCTGGCCCGGCACTACGGCATCCCCAACGTGACCGGGAACGAGTTCCGCAAGGTCACGATGCCGCCGGAGCGCCGGGGCATTCTGGGGCAGGGGAGCATCCTGGTGCAGACGTCGGTCGCCGACCGGACGTCGCCCGTCATGCGCGGCAAGTGGGTGATGGAGGTGATGCTCGGCTCGCCGCCCCCGGCGCCGCCGCCGAACGTGCCGACGCTCGAAGAGACCGGCGGCACGACCGGCAACAAGGTGCTGACGGTCCGCGAGCGCATGGAGGCGCACCGGAAGAACCCGGCGTGCCTGTCGTGCCACCGCGTGATCGACCCGCTGGGACTCACGCTCGAGAACTTCGACGTCACGGGCAAGTACCGCATCAAGGACAACGGGAACCCCGTGGACACGGCCGGCCAGCTCTACGACGGCACGCCCATGGAAGGACCGGCGGGCCTCAGGGCCGCGATCCTGAAGAACAAGTACGCGTTCCTCTCGAGCTTCACCCAGAGCCTGATGACCTACGCCCTGGGCCGCCGGGTGGAGCCCACGGACATGCCGACCGTCCGCCGCGTGCTCCGGGGCGCCGAGTCGAAGGACTTCGCGCTCTCCGCCTTCGTGCTGGGCATCGCGACGAGCCCGGCCTTCCAGATGAACGTGGAGCCCGCCGCCGACACGACGACCGCGGCGCCCGCGCCCGCGCGATGATGGACCGTATGCAGGAGTCGACATGCTACTGACGAAGCGCCACCTTCCCCGCCGGACCTTGCTGAAGGGCATGGGGGCCGCGATCGCCCTCCCCTTGCTGGACGCCATGATCCCGGCCAGCACCGCCCTGGCCAAGGCGCTGCCCGGCAAGCGCCGTCTCATCGCGATGGAGATGGTCCACGGCGCCGCGGGCAGCACGACCTTCGGCGCCAAGCGCAACCTGTGGGCCCCGGCCGCCGCCGGTCGCGACTTCGACCTGTCGCCCACGGCGATGGCGCCGCTCGAGCCCTATCGCGACTACCTGACGATCGTCAGCAACACCGACGTGGCCAACGCCGAGGCCTTCACGCCGCCCGAGATCGGCGGCGACCACTTCCGGTCGGCGGCCGTCTTCCTGACGCAGTCGCACCCCAAGCAGACGCAGGGCTCGGACCTGCACGCCGGGACCTCGATCGATCAGATCGTGGCGCAGAAGATCGGCCACGAGACGCCCATCCCCTCGATGCAGCTGTGCATCGAGAACGTCGACCAGTCCGGCGGGTGCTTCTACGGGTACTCGTGCGCCTACACCGATTCCATCAGCTGGGCCGATCCCGAGACCCCGCTGCCGATGATCCGCGACCCGCGTCTCGTCTTCGACCAGCTCTTCGGCATCGGCGCGACGCCGGAGGCGCGGGCCCGCCGCCGCAAGCGCGACATGAGCCTGCTCGACTTCGTGTCCGAGTCGGTCAATCGATTGCAGAAGGACCTGGGCGCCACCGACCGCGCGCGGCTGTCCGAGTACCTGGAGGACGTGCGCGAGATCGAGCGCCGCATCCAGAAGGTCGAGGAGAAGAACTCGAGCGGCGAACAGCGCGAACTGCCCGGTGCGCCCCGCGGCGTGCCCGACAGCTACGAAGAGCACGTCAAGCTGATGATGGACCTGCAGGTGCTGGCGTTCCAGTCGGACCTGACGCGCGTGTTCGCCTTCAAGTTGAGCCGCGATGTCTCGAATCGCGTGTTCATCCCGGAGGTCAACACCGGGTTCCACATCGCGTCCCACCACGGCGAGCGCGACGAGCGCATCCTCGACTTCGCCAAGATCAACCGCTACCACGTGGGCCTGGTGCCGTACCTGCTCGAGAAGCTGAAGAACACGCCGGACGGCGACGCCGGCAACCTGCTCGACAACACGCTGGTGTTCTACGGGTCGCCCATGGGCAACCCGAACGTGCACAACCACAAGCGCTGCCCGCTCTTCATCGCCGGCCACGCCGGGGGCGCCGTCCAGGGCAACCTGCACATCAGGACGGCCGATGGCACGCCGATGGCGAACGCCATGCTGTCGATGCTCAGGGCCTTCGACGTGACCAACCCGCAGTTCGGCGACAGCACCGCCGAACTCGACCTCAATCAGCCGCTGGCCACGACGATGGCAGAGAGGATCTGACGCCCATGCGGATGTCTTCCACCGCGCGCGCCGCGCTCGTCGCCGGCCTGGTCGCGTGCTCGGCCGGGCTGCTGGGCGCCCAGGCGCCGACCAGCCCCGTGGCCGATGCCGCCATGGCGAAGGAACCCGAGACCGTCCAGAAGCTGCTGCGCTCGGGGGCCGACCCCAACGCCGCGCAGGGCGACGGGATGACCGCCCTGCATTGGGCCGCCCTGCACGGCGACACGACCATGGCCGACATGCTGCTCGTGGCGGGCGCGAACGTCCGGGCCACGACGCGGATCGGCGGGTTCACGCCCCTCCACCTGGCCTGCCGTGCCGGGCAGGACGGGGCCGTGGTGCCCATGCTCAAGGCCGGAGCGCCTGCCGACGCCCCGACCAGCACCGGCGCCACGCCCCTGATGCTGGCCGCGGCCTCGGGCAACGCCGCGATCGTGAATGCCCTGGCCGACGCCGGCGCCGCGCTGGACGCCACCGAGTCGGCCAACGGCCAGACCGCCCTGATGTTCGCCGCCGGGCTCGGCCGCACCGAGGCGGTGCAGGCGCTCCTGGCCCATGGCGCCAAGCCCGACGTGCAGTCGCACGTGGTGGACCTGAGCACCGTGGAAGTGCCCGAGGAGGTCCTGCAGGATCAGCTGCGGCAGGAGCAGGGGCGTGCGACGGCCGCCCGGGCGGGCAGCGCGCCGGCCGCGGCTGCGCCGAACAGGGCGGGGGCGGCTCCGGCGCGGGTCGCGGGCGTGGACCGGCCCTACAAGTACAACGAGCTCATCGGCCAGTACGGCGGCCTCACGGCGCTCCATCTCGCGGCGCGGCAGGGCGCGGCCGACACCGTCAAGGCGCTCGTCGAGGGCGGCGCCGACGTGAACCGGGTGACGGCCGGCGACCACTCGAGCCCGATGGTGATCGCCGCCATCAACGGCCAGTTCGACCTGGTGGCGTATCTGCTCTCGAAGGGCGCGGACCCGAACCTGGCGAGCGACGCCGGCATGACCCCGCTGTATGCCGTGCTCAACGTGCAATGGCAGCCGCGGTCGTTCTATCCGCAGCCGCGCGCCTACCTCCAGCAGAAGACCTCGTACCTGGATCTGATGACGCAACTCCTCGACAAGGGCGCCGATCCGAACGCCCGGACGAACAAGAAGATCTGGTACACGCAGTACAACTTCGACCTGCTGCGAGTGGACGATCAGGGCGCCACGCCGTTCTGGCGCGCCGCCTATGCCAGCGACATCGAGGCCATGAAGCTCCTGGTGGCCCGTGGCGCGGACCCAAGCATCCCCACGGCCAAGCCCGCGGCGAACGACCGGTTCCGCCAGGGCGGCGTGCGCAGCACGGATGAGAGCCGCGATCACTCGGGGCTGCCGCCGGTGCCCACCAATGGCCCGGACATCCCGCCGCTGCTGGCCGCGTCGGGCGCGGGCTACGGCGAGGGGTTCGCCGGCAACGCGCACCGCTTCGCGCCCTCGGGCATGCTGGCTGCGGTGAAGTACCTCATCGAGGACCTCGGGACCGACCCCAACGTCCGCGACGCGGACGGCAACACGGCCCTCCACCACGCCGCCTCACGCGGCGACAACGAGATGATCAAGTACCTGGTGTCGAAGGGCGCGGACGTCACGAAGGTGAACCGCGGCGGCCAGACCACGGTGGACATGGCCAACGGCCCGGTCCAGCGCGT harbors:
- a CDS encoding DUF1592 domain-containing protein; this encodes MRWLVVVGVSLTAAAAVDLDAAAAPAGRAGRQTVAPAASHATLDTTAQTATVRQYCATCHSERGKAGGISLASFDAAALLDDVALGEKIVRKLRLGMMPPAGAKRPEGTVLADLATAFETTLDGAEARTPHPGGRSFQRLNRAEYARAVKEIFALDVDVSALLPADTIVNGFDNVVDAQTFSPALMESYLRAAGRVAALALGDPEAPAAEALYRVPKTASQLQRVDGAPFGTRGGVSVVHTFPADGEYLFRVELHGNACGFLFGGPAPNEQIEISVDGERKALLEIDPKMYEGSTSLIMKTADIHVTAGAHRVTAAFLQRFEGPVNDLIAPIDHTLADTQIGVAFGITTLPHLKDLAVVGPQRVTGISDTDSRRAVFTCRPTSAASEQDCATEIVRRVSTKAFRRPVTDVEFAELMKFYEQGRQDRDFEGGIEAAMEAVLASPQFLFKLETPPASARRGTTAYRVRDIDLASRLSFFIWGVGPDEELRRLAAQGRLGNAAVFERQVKRLLADPRSDALATRFAAQWLRLRDVEEVLPDALTYPYFDRTLGRAMMKETELFFANLVREDRSVLELITADYSFVNERLARHYGIPNVTGNEFRKVTMPPERRGILGQGSILVQTSVADRTSPVMRGKWVMEVMLGSPPPAPPPNVPTLEETGGTTGNKVLTVRERMEAHRKNPACLSCHRVIDPLGLTLENFDVTGKYRIKDNGNPVDTAGQLYDGTPMEGPAGLRAAILKNKYAFLSSFTQSLMTYALGRRVEPTDMPTVRRVLRGAESKDFALSAFVLGIATSPAFQMNVEPAADTTTAAPAPAR
- a CDS encoding DUF1552 domain-containing protein, translating into MLLTKRHLPRRTLLKGMGAAIALPLLDAMIPASTALAKALPGKRRLIAMEMVHGAAGSTTFGAKRNLWAPAAAGRDFDLSPTAMAPLEPYRDYLTIVSNTDVANAEAFTPPEIGGDHFRSAAVFLTQSHPKQTQGSDLHAGTSIDQIVAQKIGHETPIPSMQLCIENVDQSGGCFYGYSCAYTDSISWADPETPLPMIRDPRLVFDQLFGIGATPEARARRRKRDMSLLDFVSESVNRLQKDLGATDRARLSEYLEDVREIERRIQKVEEKNSSGEQRELPGAPRGVPDSYEEHVKLMMDLQVLAFQSDLTRVFAFKLSRDVSNRVFIPEVNTGFHIASHHGERDERILDFAKINRYHVGLVPYLLEKLKNTPDGDAGNLLDNTLVFYGSPMGNPNVHNHKRCPLFIAGHAGGAVQGNLHIRTADGTPMANAMLSMLRAFDVTNPQFGDSTAELDLNQPLATTMAERI
- a CDS encoding ankyrin repeat domain-containing protein; protein product: MRMSSTARAALVAGLVACSAGLLGAQAPTSPVADAAMAKEPETVQKLLRSGADPNAAQGDGMTALHWAALHGDTTMADMLLVAGANVRATTRIGGFTPLHLACRAGQDGAVVPMLKAGAPADAPTSTGATPLMLAAASGNAAIVNALADAGAALDATESANGQTALMFAAGLGRTEAVQALLAHGAKPDVQSHVVDLSTVEVPEEVLQDQLRQEQGRATAARAGSAPAAAAPNRAGAAPARVAGVDRPYKYNELIGQYGGLTALHLAARQGAADTVKALVEGGADVNRVTAGDHSSPMVIAAINGQFDLVAYLLSKGADPNLASDAGMTPLYAVLNVQWQPRSFYPQPRAYLQQKTSYLDLMTQLLDKGADPNARTNKKIWYTQYNFDLLRVDDQGATPFWRAAYASDIEAMKLLVARGADPSIPTAKPAANDRFRQGGVRSTDESRDHSGLPPVPTNGPDIPPLLAASGAGYGEGFAGNAHRFAPSGMLAAVKYLIEDLGTDPNVRDADGNTALHHAASRGDNEMIKYLVSKGADVTKVNRGGQTTVDMANGPVQRVQPFPETIKLLESLGATNNHKCVSC